The following are encoded in a window of Mycobacterium decipiens genomic DNA:
- the thrS gene encoding threonine--tRNA ligase encodes MSAPAHPSRADGGDPRHPAVPGVRSPQAPIRVPAGTTAAAAVGEAGLPRRGASDAVVVVRDADGKLRDLSWVPDVDAEVTPVAANTEDGRSVIRHSTAHVLAQAVQDLFPQAKLGIGPPITDGFYYDFDVAEPFTPEDLAALEKRMRQIVKDGQLFSRRVYQSKGQARAELASEPYKLELVDDKSGDAEIMEVGGDELTAYDNLNSRTRDCVWSDLCRGPHIPTTKHIPAFKLTRSSAAYWRGNQNNASLQRIYGTAWESQEALENHLELIAEAQRRDHRKLGVELDLFSFPDEIGSGLAVFHPKGGVVRREMEEYSRRKHIEAGYEFVNTPHITKAQLFHTSGHLDWYADGMFPPMHLDAEHNDDGTVRKPGQDYYLKPMNCPMHTLIFSARGRSYRELPLRLFEFGTVYRYEKSGVVHGLTRARGFTMDDAHIFCTREQLHGELASLLTFILDLLGDYGLEDFYLELSTKDPDKFVGSEEVWDEATAALAEVARESGLELVPDPGGAAFYGPKISVQARDALGRSWQMSTIQVDFNFPERFELEYTARDGARHRPVMIHRALFGSIERFFGILTEHYAGAFPAWLAPVQVVGIPVADEHIAYLEAVARRLKSHGVRVEVDVSDDRMAKKIVHHTNQKVPFMLLAGDRDVAAGAVSFRFGDRTQINGVPRDDAVAAIVGWIADRANHAPTAELVKVASRG; translated from the coding sequence GGTCGGCGAGGCCGGGCTACCGAGGCGCGGCGCGTCCGACGCGGTCGTGGTGGTCCGCGACGCCGACGGCAAGCTGCGCGACTTGAGCTGGGTTCCCGACGTTGACGCCGAGGTCACTCCGGTGGCCGCCAACACCGAGGACGGTCGCAGCGTGATCCGGCATTCAACCGCACACGTGTTGGCCCAAGCCGTCCAAGATCTCTTCCCGCAGGCCAAGCTGGGCATCGGGCCACCCATCACCGACGGCTTCTACTACGACTTCGACGTCGCCGAACCGTTCACCCCCGAGGACCTGGCGGCGCTGGAAAAGCGGATGCGCCAGATCGTCAAGGACGGGCAACTGTTCTCGCGACGGGTCTACCAATCCAAGGGCCAGGCCCGCGCCGAGCTGGCCAGCGAGCCCTACAAGCTGGAACTCGTCGACGACAAGTCCGGAGACGCCGAGATCATGGAGGTCGGCGGTGACGAGCTCACCGCATACGACAACCTCAACTCGCGCACCCGCGACTGCGTCTGGAGCGACCTGTGCCGCGGCCCGCACATCCCGACCACCAAGCACATCCCCGCGTTCAAGCTCACGCGCAGCTCGGCGGCCTACTGGCGCGGTAACCAGAACAACGCCAGCCTGCAACGCATCTACGGCACCGCGTGGGAGTCGCAGGAGGCCCTCGAGAACCACCTCGAGTTGATCGCCGAGGCGCAACGCCGTGACCACCGCAAGCTGGGTGTCGAGCTGGACCTGTTCAGCTTCCCCGACGAAATCGGTTCCGGCTTGGCGGTTTTTCATCCCAAGGGTGGCGTGGTGCGCAGGGAGATGGAGGAGTACTCCCGGCGCAAGCACATCGAGGCCGGCTACGAATTCGTCAACACCCCGCACATCACCAAGGCGCAGCTGTTCCACACCTCGGGCCACTTGGACTGGTACGCCGACGGCATGTTCCCGCCGATGCACCTCGACGCCGAACACAACGACGACGGTACGGTGCGCAAGCCGGGCCAGGACTACTACCTCAAGCCGATGAACTGCCCGATGCACACGCTGATCTTCTCCGCGCGGGGGCGGTCGTATCGGGAGCTTCCGTTGCGGCTCTTCGAGTTCGGCACGGTGTACCGCTACGAGAAGTCCGGTGTGGTGCATGGGCTGACCCGCGCCCGCGGGTTCACCATGGACGATGCGCACATCTTCTGCACCCGCGAGCAGCTGCACGGCGAACTGGCATCGCTGCTGACGTTCATCCTCGACCTGCTCGGCGACTATGGACTCGAGGACTTCTACCTGGAGCTGTCCACCAAGGACCCCGACAAGTTCGTCGGCTCCGAAGAGGTCTGGGACGAGGCCACTGCCGCACTGGCCGAGGTCGCCCGGGAGTCGGGCCTTGAGCTGGTTCCCGATCCCGGCGGCGCCGCCTTCTACGGCCCGAAGATCTCGGTGCAGGCGCGCGACGCGCTGGGCCGCAGCTGGCAGATGTCGACCATCCAGGTGGACTTCAACTTCCCGGAGCGCTTCGAGCTGGAGTACACCGCCCGCGATGGGGCTCGGCACCGGCCGGTGATGATCCACCGGGCGCTGTTCGGGTCAATCGAACGGTTCTTCGGCATCCTCACCGAGCACTACGCGGGGGCGTTCCCGGCATGGCTGGCGCCCGTTCAGGTGGTGGGCATCCCGGTCGCCGATGAGCACATCGCCTACCTGGAAGCGGTTGCCAGGCGACTGAAATCGCACGGGGTGCGGGTCGAGGTCGACGTCAGCGACGATCGGATGGCCAAGAAGATCGTCCATCACACCAACCAGAAGGTGCCGTTCATGTTGCTGGCCGGCGACCGCGACGTGGCCGCCGGCGCGGTGAGCTTCCGGTTCGGTGACCGCACGCAGATCAACGGAGTGCCCCGGGACGACGCGGTCGCGGCCATTGTGGGTTGGATCGCGGACCGCGCAAACCACGCTCCCACAGCTGAACTGGTGAAAGTGGCCAGCCGTGGGTGA
- a CDS encoding HIT family protein, with protein sequence MGDEQRADPAGGDDTIFDRGVGQRDQLQRLWTPYRMNYLAEAPLKRDDANSAQPFSEIPQLSDEEGLVVARGELVYAVLNLYPYNPGHLMVVPYRRVSELEDLTDAESAELMAFTQKAIRVIKNVSRPHGFNVGLNLGTSAGGSLAEHLHVHVVPRWGGDANFITIIGGSKVIPQLLRDTRRLLASEWARQQ encoded by the coding sequence GTGGGTGACGAGCAGCGCGCGGATCCCGCCGGCGGGGACGACACCATCTTCGATCGGGGTGTCGGCCAGCGTGACCAGCTGCAGCGATTGTGGACCCCGTACCGGATGAACTACCTGGCCGAGGCGCCGCTGAAACGCGACGACGCCAACTCGGCGCAGCCGTTCAGCGAGATTCCGCAACTGTCCGACGAAGAGGGGCTGGTGGTCGCTCGCGGCGAACTGGTCTACGCCGTGCTCAACCTGTACCCGTACAACCCCGGGCACCTGATGGTGGTGCCCTATCGGCGGGTATCGGAGCTGGAGGATCTCACCGACGCGGAAAGTGCGGAGCTGATGGCGTTCACCCAGAAGGCGATTCGCGTCATCAAGAACGTGTCGCGGCCGCACGGCTTCAACGTCGGTCTGAACCTGGGGACATCGGCGGGCGGGTCGCTGGCCGAGCACCTGCACGTGCATGTGGTGCCGCGATGGGGCGGCGACGCGAACTTCATCACCATCATCGGGGGCTCCAAGGTGATCCCACAGTTGCTGCGCGACACCCGCCGGCTGCTGGCCAGCGAATGGGCTCGCCAACAATGA